The DNA segment AAGCTGTTTGCCAGATTATTTGTGTGGGTTATGCAACTCATAATACACGCGGACAAAGAAATCGTATAAAATCAGGAGATATTACAATacacaatttgtttttttgcaattttacaTAAGCaacgaattttttaaaacttttggAATATCTTAGAACGGTGCccgtttttgtaaaatttaatccTTTTGTTGTTTTAGTGTCACAACACTGAATAAAACCTCAACAAagtgacataaatgttacacaACCTGGCTCAAAGTGTACAAACAGTAAACAATCACCACTTTAATTAGTTTATCGCTTCCGCTTCAAGTAAAACGGAAAcaggaacttcattaccaaAGTGCCCATCACccataaatttggtttaaTGACCGTACCGATCCTATTTATAATTTAGTGTGAAATTTTCTGAGATACAATCGGTAATTATTGCATTTGCAGTTCCGACTCCAACTGGACTCCTTCGTCAAGAAGCGCGAGAGCCGTTGCGGTGCCCTCTGGAGAGAAATAGCGACAGTAATAAAATCTCACGTGACCCAGACTGACGCGAGACGTCTACACCTTGCGGAACTGAAGCGGATAGACGCCGAGAGCGCTGCAGAGATCGCCACCAACCAGGAGCGCATAAACTGTCAAGAGGTAAACATTCGCGCGACTCGAAGTCGAGAACAATTGAAATCCTTTCCATATCCTTTCAGGAGGAAATCAGGACCTTGACTGTGCAGTTCGAACGTTTGACCGCGAAACGCACCGAAACCATCCGAAACTTGACCGAAAAGATCAAAACCGACACTCGCAAATTGTTCGCGATCCGCAAGAAGCACCGCAAGAGGGCGGAAAAGGACGAGAAGCGGATCGTCCTGTTGACCCACGCGTCCAACCGCAGCATCGACGTCCTCCACAATTTGAGACATGAAGGCGAGCAGATCGTCAAGCTGATGATGACTTGTCGCAAATTCGAAACGGCGCGCGAGCAGGTCACCAAGTGGCTGCCGCTGGGCCCCACCCCCGACGTCAGCGTCGACGAAGACGAGCTGCAAGAGATGAAGAAAAGGGGGAAGAGCGCGGAGTGCGAAGAGATGGTCAAGAAAGTGGTGATCAGCGCCAAGTCGCCCCAGGAGTCGACGTCGACCAGCCACTCCAAGGAGGAGGACATCGTCGACGCGGAGTTCGGCTTGCTGATGGACATGGAGCGCTTCTGGCTGGTCTATAACAAGGTGGACTTGGAGCTGAAGGAGCTGAAGCAGGAGAAGAGGTTGCTGGAAGGCCAGAACAAAGACTTCAGGGGGACGATCCGGGCGGTGCTGGAGGCGGCGGCTCTGGATCGGAGCACCCCCAACAGCAAGGTGCCCACGAGGGCGCCGTCGAAAAGGGGGGCGCAGTCGGCCCCTCTCAGACGAATTCTGATCtgattttgacgtttgacaGTTCCAATAAccttgacatttgacagttccAATGAACTTGACACTTGACAGTTCGTCTGATCTGGTCACCACTCACTTCCGTCTCAGATAAGAGACGAAAACAGCGTTGACCAGCACCGGTGTGGGGTCCATCCATCACAATGGTAAAATATGATCGATGGTAAATTATTCACCGATTTGagtaaattatattattgtgGGTGCGATAACGTGACACTTATTGGTAATTAGTGCGTTATCGGACATCCAACTAATTTATGCTCAGACTGTTTGTGTAGGAATTAggaaaacaataaacaatgataaaatgtaacaataattttattcaagtTATTGCTCATTACACGACCACAGTTGAAATAGATTACATCAAGTCCCTAACGTACACAGTTACAACAGTTGGTAAGTTCCAGTATGAGATTTCGAAGAAAGTTGGATCGATCAGAACGCGTCGTGATATTGTCTTAAGTAGATGGCGCAATCCTAAGCTAGTTTGGCACAATTTAAGTAAAACAATCGAACTAAGGCTTAATTAAGTaagttatgtacaaaaataaacttcTCAAATgatcacaataaataaacagaatCGTGCGAGCGTCGCGATAATTCTCACTAAAGTCACTAGTAGGGTAGATTGTCCCTGAGGATGGCCTGTTTTACGTGCTTGTACTTCTGGCACTGTCCCCACCAGGAGCTCCGCACGCACACCTTCTTGGGCTTGATGACGAAGCACTTGGTCTGGACCACGTTGAAAAAGAGCTTCCCGACGAGATTGGCGTCGCTGGTGTCCACCATCTTGAGGCATGCCCGGAAACTGCAAGAGACAGAACAAGTGAGCGACTCGATAAAGCTGCGACATCCCCTTGGCACGTCTCGTGCTCGGTCAGCACGCGTGACTCTGATCGCCCCGTAAGTCACCCCCATAAAGACATCGCGGCCAGCGCATCGAGAGGCGATCGTCGCGGCTCGAGTGCCATCGCGCCTGCATTTTGCCGACAGTTAGTGCACCGGGGATTTATACCTGCATAATGTCATAATCTATTCCGGGCGGGTTCCTTCATCAATCATCCGGGTTTATAGGAGATGCATAATTTTATCAACAGATGTTACGGATCAGGCGGGGCCTGTTTATTCAGTTTTCCCGAAATAACGCGccgatttttaaataacgtcGAATTGTTGGAGATTGCTGGACACGGGGGCAGACCTTGGGGGTCTAAATTTGGGCGGCACGTGCCGACCATATCTCGGATTTCGGCACGTTCTGGAAAGCAAGGCGGCGGCGACGGCGGTTTCGCAGGCGAGGTCGCCGGATCCGATGCCAACTCGAGCGAACGAAGAAAACGAGGAAAAGTCCGGTTCTTGGTTGCACCACTGACTCATATTTTAGCACTTTCGTCGTCTGGTTCGAGGCTATCAAACATTTGAAATCTATTTggcaaatttacaaaatcatCGTGACCTGTTATAAAAATCAATTCCTGGGTTTCAGCTGGCaaccataatttttttttcaaaaaaatatgttttgttttttacgaGGAATCAaagaatatacagggtgattttgaaatgcgtgtacaaattttaaccacgggCTACTGGCTTcgtgtagaactcggaaaaaatatttaaaaaattctgtcaaaaaataaaatgacatttattttttgaattacaatttttttaattgcttttagtcttctacgttgtcaaacaacctcgtaggtaaaattcggcacattttaaaaatacaccgtgTTTATCATAtgttataaaacgtacaccaatgcggtttccttgtttgaagcatatttcctagaggttacttcgcattggcatgcatacattttataaaatatgatacaggctgtttgataaaaaacgcctcaacccataacttttttatttattatccgatttcaatgaataaaaaaaccgaagatatggttttCCATGCactacgaagcagccataaaatattttttttttgcgttattttcagtagctaacgatagtcaactttttttttttaaatggacacatgtagttttttaggctcagtctggtaaagttttttttctgaatctaataatgtattaaaagttttcgtttggtccatagctgactgaaaaaaaataaaacaattttgaattgtgggtcagtttattatgaagtttTCAAGTGTgctgtgaaaaacaattggaatacaaatagcaacaaatgtcaagtgtaagtttgaaaattttaaggtgcaatcttgaagagttttattattattttcttggaaagcataaataataatcataattattattattttttctattaactttttgtttttgactaattgcaatttttagtacactcgaacataaaataatagtcaaatgactgctatcttgcatgactgacaatgttattttatacttaaataaaaaaagcttaaaaaagcagatgaaaacttctaagctgacgtttagatgacatttatcgtactttgtattccgattgtttttcacggcactcttaaaaattttataataagctgaacaacaaaaaaatgttttattttttttcagttagctatgaaccaaatgataactttcaatacatcattagattcagaaaaaaaaaccttac comes from the Tenebrio molitor chromosome 9, icTenMoli1.1, whole genome shotgun sequence genome and includes:
- the LOC138139192 gene encoding LOW QUALITY PROTEIN: dynein regulatory complex subunit 2 (The sequence of the model RefSeq protein was modified relative to this genomic sequence to represent the inferred CDS: deleted 2 bases in 1 codon); this encodes MGGKKKSLANRLARMSDEERARYLQHKADIEEEARRRKEQLIAIFMKNKIKREDGFSRLNLAKINQHWHQILRLNKCKEMREDVEHMKKYIDRVLEYKNRTIDKLLEELEMAEDQYGHNFQAHVTHIDQIIASHVKYMQLLEEQYQKDLEQLLETAGKEQDELAGKNLEQHQHLQTVIFGEESRAKAGAKADRERYLKKKEEVTSTFRLQLDSFVKKRESRCGALWREIATVIKSHVTQTDARRLHLAELKRIDAESAAEIATNQERINCQEVNSRDSKSRTIEILSISFQEEIRTLTVQFERLTAKRTETIRNLTEKIKTDTRKLFAIRKKHRKRAEKDEKRIVLLTHASNRSIDVLHNLRHEGEQIVKLMMTCRKFETAREQVTKWLPLGPTPDVSVDEDELQEMKKRGKSAECEEMVKKVVISAKSPQESTSTSHSKEEDIVDAEFGLLMDMERFWLVYNKVDLELKELKQEKRLLEGQNKDFRGTIRAVLEAAALDRSTPNSKVPTRAPSKRGAQSAPLRRILI